One genomic region from Phragmites australis chromosome 1, lpPhrAust1.1, whole genome shotgun sequence encodes:
- the LOC133916230 gene encoding transcription factor bHLH144-like → MQRDPTDFTGSPSAYGHEADGCIANGLLGGQCNYRVPVSPALDVPSGMASPQIRSPLGVFEFQPSKVCPRNYIIFDHTDNKGCIVYHPALENKLNPTNIDVFPYHGEVVCRSSGQDSGNMEEESSSFKEDTEEIDALLCSDEESDEDDVVSTGRTPDPLESGPFDSTSPPRFKKTRHFSGKSSVCHRSMENLTHEKIRKMVTVLRGIIPGGDQLDTPAVLEEAVRYLKFLKMEAKKLGVEGSK, encoded by the coding sequence ATGCAGAGGGATCCAACAGATTTCACTGGAAGCCCCTCCGCTTATGGGCATGAAGCTGATGGTTGTATTGCAAATGGACTTTTGGGTGGCCAATGCAACTACAGGGTTCCTGTTTCACCTGCCTTAGATGTTCCTTCAGGCATGGCAAGCCCTCAAATCCGAAGCCCACTTGGTGTATTTGAGTTCCAGCCTTCCAAGGTATGCCCCAGAAACTACATCATCTTTGATCACACTGATAACAAAGGGTGCATCGTGTATCATCCTGCCTTGGAGAACAAGCTGAAccccacaaacatcgatgtgtTCCCGTACCATGGTGAGGTAGTTTGCAGGAGTTCTGGCCAAGACAGTGGCAATATGGAAGAAGAGTCCTCATCTTTCAAGGAGGACACAGAAGAGATCGATGCACTGCTGTGCTCTGATgaagaaagtgatgaagatgatgtcgtGAGTACGGGGCGTACTCCTGACCCCTTGGAAAGTGGTCCCTTCGATTCAACTTCACCGCCCAGGTTTAAGAAAACGAGGCATTTTTCTGGAAAGAGTTCAGTTTGCCATAGATCCATGGAAAATCTTACTCATGAAAAGATCAGGAAGATGGTAACAGTTCTTAGGGGAATAATCCCTGGTGGAGACCAACTGGATACTCCTGCTGTGCTGGAGGAAGCTGTTAGATACCTGAAGTTCCTCAAGATGGAGGCGAAGAAACTCGGCGTGGAGGGGTCTAAATAA